Genomic DNA from Candidatus Nitronereus thalassa:
CCAAGGTTATTGGCAGAAGTCGGCATTTTTCTTGACTGTGTGCCGCTGGTTTTTTTAGTATGTTCTTGAGGATCCTATTCCAAATGAAACTTCTCCGCCATCAATTCTTTAGCCTAAGTCTACTGGCTTGTTTGTTGGTAGTTGGGATTCTGCTCCCAAGTCAAATTACTGCTCACTCTCTTCACCATGCTCATCACCAAGCGGCAACCCATGCCAGTGTCATTTGTTCTTGGATGTGTGCGGCTGGCCAAGTAGTTGAAAGCACGAATCTTTTTCTCGAATCTCCAGCCTTCTCCATGCAGGATCTGGAGATTTTGCCCATCTCTTCAATACGCTCCACACCCCTGCTCCTTTTCTTTAAGCGTGGCCCTCCCATCCTCTCTATCTAACCCCTATTTCCAGTTTTTAGACAGCGCCTTAACTTAAAGATCGCGTTCGATTGATTGAGCGCGAATCTTTATTGCATACCTTGGAAAAGCATGTGCGATCAATGGTTGGGCCGTGTCAAGTTTTCTATAATTTTGTCTATCCAGGTTAGAAAAGAGGTTGAGTAATGTTTGATGGCTTCAATAGTTTTCCGGTTGGTCAAAAACGTATTCTCGGTTGGATGATTATTGGCATACTAATGTTTCCCGGCATGCTAGGTCAGGCCCATGCTGCGTTGCTGGAAGGGGTAATGTCAGAGTGGGAAGAACTTATCGCTGGAAAAGTTGCTGAAAAAGGCGAAAAACTTGTCACCGGGAATTTTTATACAGCTGAAAAGCCGAATGCCCATGGTCCGATCGGCATGATGGGCGAGCATACCCATGACAAAGGCGAATTCATGTTTTCCTATCGATATATGCACATGTTCATGGAAGGGACAAGGAATGGCACCAATAGCATTTCAAATGCACAGGCGCGAGCGTTAGTACCAACTCCAGGCCCACCAGCGGTTGTTCCAACGTCCATGCTTATGGAAATGCATATGTTTGGATTTATGTATGGATTGAATGATACCGTGACCCTTACTGCAATGGTTCCTTACCTTCGGAATACTATGAACCATGAAGCCGGGGCTACGTTTGCGACAAAGTTTACCACACGTTCCGAAGGTATTGGGGATATTCGGTTTGGAAGTCTTTGGCGTCTCTGGGCAGTTGAAGCCCCAAGTATTGGGGCCCATCGATTTCACGCAAACTTTGCGGTAAGTGTTCCGACTGGAGATACAGAGCCGCGAGACAAGACACCGGTCAGTAATCCATTTGCAACGTTTAGACTCCCGTTTCCAATGCACCTTGGCTCGGGAACCTACGATTTGTATCCAGGGTTCACCTATGGTGGTGAAAAGGGAAGATCCTCATGGGGGTTTCAAAGCATTGGGACCATTCGACTTGGGAAAAATGCCCAAGGGTTTGCCAGGGGCGATGCGATTCAAGTCACTGCTTTTGGAGCATATGAAATTATAAAAAAATGGTTAAGTGGGTCGGTGCGTTTTGATTTTAACCATTGGGACGATCATAGAGGGACCGACCCTGGCATTACTGGACAGGCTGGACCGCCCGTTCAGACTGCTATTCCCACCAGGTTAGGAGGGGAACGACTTGATGTATTAGGCGGGATCAATCTTCTCTTGCCAGAATTTATGGGATTTGAGACTCGGCTGGCTGTAGAAGGTGGTGTGCCTATTTATCAATGGTTACAAGGACAGCTTGAGACGGACTCAATCGTGACATTTGGGTGGCAAGGGGTTTACTAGGCACCACCTATTTCATGGAGGTATTGGAATGAAAACAAGCTGGGACATATTGAGAAAAGCCCTCGTTTGTGCGGGGGTGGCATCCATTGTTTTTTTGTGGTCAAGTATGGGGTTGTCCTATGATGTGATAGATGTACACCATGGGGCGATGATTGGGGGAACCGTGGAATTTCACGGAACGCCACCATCCCCACTCGTTTTTGAGGTCAACAAAGAGCCGGATGTCTGTGGGGAAATCCGAAGTCTCACGAAGGTGGACGTTCACCAGGGTCGTTTACGTGGCGCGGTGATTATATTGGAGGGCGTAGAACAGGGTAAGGCGTTCGAATCCCAAACGCTAACCGCGATGGCTCCGGGCGAGGGAGAATTTCGGTATGCCTCAGGTACCCGCCTGGATTTAAACGTACGCTTGAAAAATTGTAACTTTGGTCCCTTCACTGGCGTGGTCATGGCTGATCAAGTCGTCCAGTTTTCTAATCATGATCCTATAAAGCACACCTTGCACACCTATGTGCTGAAAGGAAAAAAAGCCAATATTCTCCGAACTTTGAACACCCAAAATCTTGCTCCGCAATCAGACCTAGAGCAGACGTTTACACCAAAAAAACTAAAACATGGTCGCGTGGTTGCCTTAACTTGTGACCGCCACGATTTTATGGAAAATTGGATGTATGTGGTGGAGTCGCCCTATTTTGCGATTTCTGATGAGGCAGGGAATTTCTCTATCGATCAGGTCCCGCAAGGCCAATATGACTTGGTGGCTTGGCACCCTGTGTTAGGAAGCCAACGGCAAATAGTCAATGTTGATGAGAATGGGACTCTAAGGGTGAATTTTGAATTTAAGAAATAAGGGTTAATTTAGAGATGAGACTGAGTATCGTGGGTTTCTCTTGACCCATCCCCAGCACTAGTCTCCGCCTGCGAAGGCGTCTTCGTCGAATTCTGGAATGAGCGATTCTTCAACTCCGAGCCCGCCTTGAAACGATTCTCGAATATCCAAAATTTGATTCAAGATTACAGACCCCTCCAGGGTCTTGCCAAACCGTTTTAGAAACTGGTTGCAGAGATGGAGCCCTTTTTTAAAATGACGAGAAATGGTTTCTTCGGTCACTTGTTGCCATGTGATATAAATCAAAAATTCTTGAAACCCTAGAGCATCGGGCAATTGCTCACCAATTTCTTGGAGACGTTCATAGGCCTGCTTAGCCTCAGATCCAGCGTCAGAGGAAAAGGTTTCTTCCGTCTCAGTGATTTCCTCCTCAAAGTGACCTAACTCTCCATCAGCTTGGGCTCGTTGTAAGGCCTGTTGCGCTGCAATGGCAGGATCAAAATTCATGGTTCTCCATTAGGAACAATTTGAGTCATTATCAAAACTGACAGTCTCCTACTGTATCATCTTGCTCAATGTCTTGGATATAGCCTATACACTACAAGACGTCTGAAGAGAGGAAATTTCATGCCTGCGCTTATTCATTGTCAACAAATATCCAAATCCTTTGGGGTGAAGCAATTATTCTCCAACCTCACAATCGGTATTGAGGAGAAAGATCGTTTGGGAATTGTAGGCCCGAATGGCGCTGGAAAGTCTACTTTGCTTAAGATCATGGCGGGGTTGGAGACGGTGGATGAGGGAAACCTCACACGCCGCCAGCATCTTCGAGTCGCCTATGTGCCGCAAGAGGCAGAATTCACCGCGAATGCCACAGTGACAGAGGTGATTGAACAGGCAGGTGTGGCCTCGGGGTTGCCGTTCGAGGAATGCGTGATTCGTACTCAGGAGGTGTTGGGACGAACAGGGTTTGCCCATGGGGGGCTCCTTGTCGGGCCACTCTCCGGAGGATGGAAAAAACGACTGGCTATTGCCTGCGGGTGGGTGCAGTCGCCGGATGTGATGCTCCTGGATGAGCCTACGAATCATCTAGATTTTGACGGCCTGTCATGGCTCGAATCCTTGATGGCACAAACCTCATGGCCTTGGGTGATGGTAAGCCATGATCGATGGTTGTTGGATCAAGCGGCGAATAAGGTGGCTGAAATTAATAGCCGCTATCCCGAGGGGCTCTTCCAAATTCAAGGAACGTATAGGGAATTTTTGGCTCAGCGAGAAGCCTATCAAGAGTCCCAAATGCAACAGGCCCAAGCCCTGGCCGGAAAAGTGCGACGTGAGGAAGAGTGGCTTCGTCGCGGACCCAAGGCCCGAACCACCAAAGCGAAGTATCGGGTGGACACGGCTCATGCTCTGCAAGCAGAACTCGCGGAGACTAAGGCCAGGTTACGACAAGAACATACGGACATCGACTTTGTAGGTTCTGGAAGAAAAACCAAACAGTTGGTGGTGGCTGAACATCTTGATAAGGCCTATAAATCGAATATCCTCTTCCAAGATTTTGAGTTGATCTTGTCTCCCGGAATGGCGGTCGGGCTTCTCGGGCATAATGGTTCCGGGAAATCCACGTTGCTCAAGTTGTTGGCCAAAGCCATTGAACCGGATCGCGGACGAGTGACCCATGCGGATGTATTGCAACTGGTCTATTTCGATCAGCATCGTGAACAGCTCGATCCCAAAGAGACTCTGCGAAAGACGTTGTCGGATACCGGTCATACGGTCATGTATCGCGATCGTACCGTCCATCTTGCCGCATGGGCTAAGCGTTTCCGTTTCCAACCTGAACAGCTGGATTTGCCCATTGAACTGCTTTCCGGTGGGGAAAAGGCCCGAGCCTTGATTGCTCGACTGATGTTGCAGCCTGCAGATGTATTGATTGTCGACGAACCGACCAATGATTTGGATATTCCTACCCGTGAAGTGCTGGAAGAAAGTTTGCAGGAATTTCCAGGTGCCTTGGTGTTGGTCACGCATGATCGGTATATGTTGAACCGTGTGTGTACTCAATTTGTGGGGCTTGATGGGCAGGGAGGACATGGCCTGTTCGCCGAATACCAGCAATGGGAACGATGGCTTCGTCGCCAAATGCAAAGTTCTGAGCATTCTCAAGAGCAATCCCGCTCCACCAATGCCCGTTCAAAACGCTCTCAGAAAAAAACATTTACCTATAAAGAACGACAAGAATATGATTCGTTGGAAGACACGATCCTTCAAGCGGAATCCTCGGTTGAGAAGTACCAGGCTCAACTTGAAGATCCGGCGGTCGTGGCGGATCATATTCGCTTGCAAGAGGCCTTTGACGCGCTGCAGCAGGCCAAGCACCGCGTGGAGCAGCTGTATGCCCGTTGGAGTGAGTTGGAAGCCAAGTTGCAAGGTGGACAAGTGTAAATCCTTCCGTGAATTTTTCTCCTGGTCACTCCTACGTGCGCCCCTAGAAAAAATTAATTTTCAGATTTTGATCCGTTATGGTATCATGAGCCTCATGAAAAATAGGAAGCTTGCCATAGTTTTTTTCTGGTGTCTGTTTACTCTGGGTTGTGCAACGGGGCCGACTCCAATCCCTGAAGCGCTTGCTCCCGAAATTGACAGAAGCCTGTCTTTTACTGAACTTCTCGAAAATACTGATTCCCATGTCGGAAAAGTTGTGGTGTTGGGTGGACAAGTTCTTCAAGCCAAGCGGCTTGCCGATGCCACACGTATCGAAGTCTTACAATTGCCCTTGAAAGATTCGGAAAGGCCAGCCTCACAACGAACTACTTCTCAAGGACGATTTCTCGCCTATGAGCAACAATTCCTCGACCCCGCAACTTTGGCCGATCAACCCCGCGTGACTATTGTAGGAGAGGTCACGGGGCTGGCCACGGCAAACCTTGATGAAACGGAATACCGTTATCCTACAATTGCCATCAAACACATGCATGTATGGGAAACCCCAAGGGAAGAATCACAGTCCGGCTTCGGTATTGGGGTAGGTCTTGGAGGGGGCGGTGGTGGCTTTGGCGGCGGTATTGGTATTGGAACCGGATTCTAATATTAGTGACATGCCTTCTTTTTACTAGGCTTCGGCAGTTTTTCCTCTCTCAGATTTTTTCCATTCATCCTAATTCTTACAGCTCAATGTTCTGAATATTTTGGTGTGACGTCGCGCGAATGGAGGATGACCCCTTCGTTCGTAAAAGGCAGGGGGATGTCCTGTAGATGAAGAATGCCTTCTATTTGGTATGTAAGGTCCTTACCAGACGTGAGATGAAGAAGTTGACTCAATACCTCAAGTGTCGAGGTTGTGGTGTCGACCGTCAAAATGGCATCTCCCAGTCGTGGAATGGTGACGGCCTGACTCGCTAATCCTCTGGCAAGTTTTTTATTGTTGAGACGGAGAGTGAAGTCCAATCCCGTGACATCTAAATCAAAGTTATTAGGGTTTCGGACGCGTAAATCAATCTGGACTCGTTGCTCAAAAATCGTGCCTCCCAGTGGTTTGATGTTGGCGACTAATACCTCTGGAGCTTCGGCCTGCATGAGAAGTGTGGCGCAACCTGAGGTGAAAAGGAGAAAGGTGGCGAGGAGCATATTCGGACTTAGCTTTTTCATGCCCACGATCATACTGTTGAAATGCCTAGACGACAAGAAGAATTGAGGGGTGTCGAATTTAGGGAACAGTTGTTGTGGGAAACCGGGCAGATTA
This window encodes:
- a CDS encoding Slp family lipoprotein — protein: MKNRKLAIVFFWCLFTLGCATGPTPIPEALAPEIDRSLSFTELLENTDSHVGKVVVLGGQVLQAKRLADATRIEVLQLPLKDSERPASQRTTSQGRFLAYEQQFLDPATLADQPRVTIVGEVTGLATANLDETEYRYPTIAIKHMHVWETPREESQSGFGIGVGLGGGGGGFGGGIGIGTGF
- a CDS encoding LEA type 2 family protein, whose product is MKKLSPNMLLATFLLFTSGCATLLMQAEAPEVLVANIKPLGGTIFEQRVQIDLRVRNPNNFDLDVTGLDFTLRLNNKKLARGLASQAVTIPRLGDAILTVDTTTSTLEVLSQLLHLTSGKDLTYQIEGILHLQDIPLPFTNEGVILHSRDVTPKYSEH
- a CDS encoding ABC-F family ATP-binding cassette domain-containing protein; this translates as MPALIHCQQISKSFGVKQLFSNLTIGIEEKDRLGIVGPNGAGKSTLLKIMAGLETVDEGNLTRRQHLRVAYVPQEAEFTANATVTEVIEQAGVASGLPFEECVIRTQEVLGRTGFAHGGLLVGPLSGGWKKRLAIACGWVQSPDVMLLDEPTNHLDFDGLSWLESLMAQTSWPWVMVSHDRWLLDQAANKVAEINSRYPEGLFQIQGTYREFLAQREAYQESQMQQAQALAGKVRREEEWLRRGPKARTTKAKYRVDTAHALQAELAETKARLRQEHTDIDFVGSGRKTKQLVVAEHLDKAYKSNILFQDFELILSPGMAVGLLGHNGSGKSTLLKLLAKAIEPDRGRVTHADVLQLVYFDQHREQLDPKETLRKTLSDTGHTVMYRDRTVHLAAWAKRFRFQPEQLDLPIELLSGGEKARALIARLMLQPADVLIVDEPTNDLDIPTREVLEESLQEFPGALVLVTHDRYMLNRVCTQFVGLDGQGGHGLFAEYQQWERWLRRQMQSSEHSQEQSRSTNARSKRSQKKTFTYKERQEYDSLEDTILQAESSVEKYQAQLEDPAVVADHIRLQEAFDALQQAKHRVEQLYARWSELEAKLQGGQV
- a CDS encoding carboxypeptidase-like regulatory domain-containing protein is translated as MKTSWDILRKALVCAGVASIVFLWSSMGLSYDVIDVHHGAMIGGTVEFHGTPPSPLVFEVNKEPDVCGEIRSLTKVDVHQGRLRGAVIILEGVEQGKAFESQTLTAMAPGEGEFRYASGTRLDLNVRLKNCNFGPFTGVVMADQVVQFSNHDPIKHTLHTYVLKGKKANILRTLNTQNLAPQSDLEQTFTPKKLKHGRVVALTCDRHDFMENWMYVVESPYFAISDEAGNFSIDQVPQGQYDLVAWHPVLGSQRQIVNVDENGTLRVNFEFKK